A single region of the Brassica rapa cultivar Chiifu-401-42 chromosome A03, CAAS_Brap_v3.01, whole genome shotgun sequence genome encodes:
- the LOC103859496 gene encoding uncharacterized protein LOC103859496 produces MNSGDILSNLALYFSSFEVFFRRPYGDDGAFCYCCATVLTLIFILLCQIIRKVRFFRHASSSPAVSASQSPSSQSRISTLVSDEDLKDLIEKLGERSDDDTEIWEDVIQKSNPRVSYTAKCCKPQDGGPVKYLSTTVFENCSPEVLRDFYMDNEYRKQWDKTVVEHEQLQVDSSSGIEIGRTIKKFPLLTPREYVLAWRLWEGKDKFYCFIKECDHSMVPQQRKYVRVSYFRSGWRIRKVPGRDACEIHMFHQEDAGLNVEMAKLAFSRGIWSYVCKMDSALRKYIGTSRRPQGPTVSAVSLMKKVPSELESQTDDITNSSGTIITSEGAKRKKLLRKPSKKQVAKGLLLVGGAVGSAVCLSRGHSALGAKVALAYFLTKLRKRGAQQSQTSQNAGI; encoded by the exons ATGAATAGTGGCGACATCTTATCGAACTTAGCTTTATACTTCTCCTCTTTCGAAGTCTTTTTCCGGCGACCTTACGGCGATGATGGAGCCTTTTGTTATTGCTGTGCCACCGTGTTGACACTTATCTTCATTCTTCTCTGCCAAATTATCCGTAAAGTTCGATTCTTTCGTCATGCTTCGTCTTCCCCTGCCGTATCAGCTTCTCAATCTCCGAGCTCTCAATCAAG AATCTCTACACTTGTTTCCGATGAAGACCTAAAAGACCTTATTGAAAAACTGGGGGAGAGAAGTGATGATGATACTGAGATTTGGGAAGATGTTATTCAGAAAAGCAACCCTCGCGTGTCCTACACTGCCAAATGCTGCAAACCACAA GATGGTGGTCCTGTGAAGTACTTAAGTACAACTGTATTTGAAAACTGCTCGCCGGAGGTGTTGAGGGACTTTTACATGGACAATGAGTACAGGAAACAGTGGGATAAGACTGTGGTTGAGCACGAGCAGTTGCAGGTTGATAGTAGCAGTGGAATAGAGATTGGTCGGACTATAAAGAAGTTTCCTTTGTTGACGCCAAGGGAGTATGTATTGGCTTGGAGGTTGTGGGAGGGGAAGGATAAGTTTTATTGTTTCATCAAG GAGTGTGATCACAGTATGGTTCCTCAGCAGAGGAAGTATGTACGTGTAAGTTATTTCAGATCTGGTTGGAGAATCAGGAAAG TTCCTGGTAGGGATGCTTGTGAGATCCACATGTTCCACCAGGAAGATGCTGGATTAAATGTTGAGATGGCGAAGCTTGCTTTCTCGAGAGGCATATGGAGTTATGTTTGTAAGATGGACAGTGCGCTTCGTAAGTACATTGGAACCAGTCGTAGACCCCAAGGGCCCACTGTATCTGCTGTTAGCTTAATGAAAAAG GTTCCATCAGAGTTAGAGAGTCAGACAGATGACATCACAAACTCCTCGGGAACTATCATTACAAGTGAAGGAGCCAAAAGGAAGAAACTGTTGAGAAAGCCTTCAAAGAAACAGGTAGCAAAGGGTCTGTTGCTTGTGGGCGGTGCGGTTGGTAGTGCAGTTTGCCTGTCTCGTGGTCACTCCGCCTTAGGTGCAAAGGTTGCGTTGGCTTACTTCTTGACAAAGCTGAGAAAGCGTGGAGCTCAGCAGAGTCAGACTTCCCAGAATGCTGGTATTTAA
- the LOC103859495 gene encoding putative DUF21 domain-containing protein At3g13070, chloroplastic, translated as MALELSVLGRSVIGAKASLLKKCNQRSKLSARLHCPVMLSPSKNRSLSFRFRPISEFSYRSSSSFMLFSSSQHHEGSQQSSDSGEKDLDSIKVLLKRGIVVGAVVSGVFLYGCRKVLASAGVVEAGYEVFGQSLVLFKNALPKIYQVLTVLREQGLILAALLSLSAFFSMAETSITTLWPWKVRELADKEPENGVFRMLRSDVTRFLTTILIGTTVVNIAATALVTEAATAIFGEAGVSAATGLMTVAILLLTEITPKSVAVHNAQEVARLVVRPVAWLSLILYPVGRIVTYLSMGILKILGLKGRSEPYVTEDELKLMLRGAELSGAIEEEEQDMIENVLEIKDTHVREVMTPLVDVVAIDASGSLVDFHSMWVTHQYSRVPVFEQRIDNIVGIAYAMDLLDYVQKGDLLESTSVGDMAHKPAYFVPDSMSVWNLLREFRIRKVHMAVVLNEYGGTIGIVTLEDVVEEIVGEIFDENDSKEEIQKKTGYIVMRDEGVYDVDANTSIDQLSEELNMKMPEGIQYETVSGFVCEAFGYIPKTGESVKVVLEKENWEEEGEEEEGKQERQEQKEKHQIYRVEILAGNARKVSAVRFERVNDMDQVSEAKDVRSMVPKFVRKWSSEEDDGNSSYQEKPWSSEEDDGNSSYQDNKPENDASDEHVLADK; from the exons atgGCACTTGAATTATCGGTTCTGGGTCGGTCCGTCATTGGCGCAAAAGCCTCACTTTTGAAGAAATGTAATCAAAGATCGAAGCTTTCAGCAAGACTTCACTGTCCTGTGATGTTGAGTCCTTCTAAAAACCGCAGCTTGAGTTTTAGATTCCGACCAATTTCTGAATTTAGCTACAGAAGCAGTAGTAGCTTTATGCTGTTTAGCTCGAGTCAACATCACGAGGGGAGTCAACAAAGTTCTGATTCCGGGGAAAAAGATCTGGATTCTATTAAGGTTTTGCTGAAACGTGGGATTGTTGTGGGAGCAGTTGTGTCTGGAGTTTTCTTGTACGGATGCCGGAAGGTGTTGGCGTCGGCAGGTGTGGTGGAAGCAGGATACGAAGTGTTTGGTCAGAGCCTAGTGTTGTTCAAGAATGCTTTGCCGAAGATTTATCAGGTTCTCACGGTTCTTAGAGAACAAGGTTTGATATTGGCTGCACTGCTAAGCCTCTCAGCGTTCTTCTCTATGGCAGAAACCTCCATCACAACATTGTGGCCGTggaag GTGCGTGAGTTGGCTGACAAAGAACCGGAGAATGGTGTATTCAGAATGCTCAGGAGTGATGTTACCAGATTCTTGACGACTATACTTATTGGAACAAC TGTTGTGAACATTGCGGCAACTGCACTGGTCACAGAAGCAGCAACAGCTATATTTGGGGAAGCTGGTGTTAGTGCAGCCACTGGATTGATGACG GTAGCTATATTACTCCTAACTGAGATTACTCCAAAAAGTGTGGCTGTTCACAATGCTCAAGAAGTTGCAAGGCTTGTG GTCAGACCAGTGGCGTGGCTTTCCTTAATATTATATCCTGTCGGAAGAATTGTCACATATCTGTCAATGGGAATACTGAAAATTCTTGGTTTAAAAGGGAGAAG CGAGCCGTATGTTACTGAAGATGAGTTGAAACTGATGTTACGAGGTGCAGAACTAAGTGGCGCCATTGAAGAAGAGGAGCAG GATATGATTGAAAATGTGCTGGAGATTAAAGATACCCATGTTCGAGAGGTGATGACTCCTCTTGTTGATGTAGTTGCAATTGACGCCAGCGGCAGTCTAGTTGATTTCCATAGCATGTGGGTGACACATCAGTACTCGAG GGTGCCTGTTTTTGAGCAGCGTATAGATAATATAGTGGGAATAGCTTATGCTATGGATCTTCTAGATTATGTTCAGAAGGGTGATCTGTTAGAAAGTACTTCTGTGGGAGACATGGCACATAAACCTGCTTACTTCGTCCCTG ATTCTATGTCGGTTTGGAACCTTCTTAGGGAATTTCGCATAAGAAAAGTTCACATGGCAGTTGTGCTTAACGAATATGGTGGAACCATTGGA ATAGTAACTCTTGAAGATGTGGTTGAAGAGATTGTTGGTGAAATATTTGATGAAAACGATTCAAAA GAGGAGATTCAGAAGAAGACAGGGTATATTGTGATGAGAGACGAGGGGGTCTATGATGTTGATGCTAATACATCTATTGACCAGCTGTCAGAAGAGCTGAACATGAAGATGCCAGAG GGGATTCAGTATGAGACGGTCTCAGGCTTTGTGTGTGAGGCCTTTGGGTATATTCCAAAAACTGGAGAGAGTGTAAAGGTTGTTCTTGAAAAGGAAAACTGGGAAGAGGAGGGTGAAGAAGAGGAAGGTAAACAGGAGAGGCAGGAGCAGAAAGAAAAGCACCAAATCTATAGAGTAGAG ATACTAGCAGGGAATGCAAGAAAAGTGAGTGCTGTCCGGTTTGAAAGAGTCAACGACATGGATCAAGTGTCGGAGGCAAAAGATGTAAGAAGCATGGTTCCTAAGTTCGTAAGGAAATGGAGCAGCGAAGAGGATGATGGTAACTCGAGTTACCAAGAGAAGCCATGGAGCAGCGAAGAGGATGATGGTAACTCGAGTTACCAAGACAACAAACCCGAGAACGATGCATCTGATGAACATGTATTGGCTGATAAATAG
- the LOC108871318 gene encoding LOW QUALITY PROTEIN: uncharacterized protein LOC108871318 (The sequence of the model RefSeq protein was modified relative to this genomic sequence to represent the inferred CDS: inserted 1 base in 1 codon; substituted 1 base at 1 genomic stop codon), protein MKRYETCGKSQSREKDNLNAKKREELVHQESSYLFGEDKMVSLKLXARVHSFRRGXPSGSDNGEVAEKEKKAAPFLRPSNCFFFFSDQSQEQVA, encoded by the exons ATGAAACGGTATGAAACGTGTGGGAAGAGCCAAAGTAGGGAGAAAGATAATCTAAATGCTAAGAAGCGTGAAGAGTTGGTACACCAAGAGAGTAGTTATCTGTTTGGTGAAGACAAGATGGTGAGTTTGAAACTGTGAGCTAGGGTTCATAGCTTTAGAAGAG GCCCCTCCGGCAGCGATAATGGTGAGGTTGCGGAGAAAGAGAAAAAGGCTGCGCCTTTCCTCCGTCCctcgaattgttttttttttttttcagaccaAAGTCAGGAGCAAGTGGCATAG
- the LOC103859497 gene encoding ABC transporter C family member 3 has translation MDFLGSTKANGMLTTFLSFSESSSYLMEPRCVSGLLHAVLLLVLFCSWVRGRNNGFGSVTERLKDKRGFGFKSVLFCSLVLSLLNLLLTSLSGFYWYESDWLDEEQLVSLLMFLLQTVSWGVLSVSLHRCSDYEQRKSPLLLRIWLAFYLAVSCYSLVVVDKRHVHLLVYDIVSFSGGLLLCYVAFFKKARGGGNNNSNGVLEEPLLNGDSTVGGGGGVGSDEATPYSRAGLLSLLTFSWMGPLIEIGNKKPLDLEDVPQLHDSDSVVGLAPKFRTMLESSSSDGGGGGGVTTFKLMKALFFSAQWDILVTAFYAFIYTVASYVGPALIDTFVQYLNGRRQYSNEGYVLVITFFLAKLVECLSQRHWFFRAQKAGFRMRSSLVAMVYEKSLTLSCHSKQGRTSGEIINIMSVDAVRIGNFSWHMHDPWMVLLQVGLALWILYRNLGLASVAALIATVLVMLVNFPFGRMQERFQEKLMEAKDNRMKSTSEILRNMRILKLQGWEMKFLSKVFDLRKSEEGWLKKYVYNSAVISFVFWGTPTLVSVSTFGACILLGIPLESGKILSALATFRILQEPIYNLPETISMVVQTKVSLDRIASYLCLDNLQPDVVETLPQGGSDIAVEVTNSTLSWDVSSESPTLKDINFKVLPGMKVAVCGTVGSGKSSLLSSILGEVPKLSGSLKVCGTKAYVAQSPWIQSGTIEENILFGKPMERERYEKVLEACSLSKDLEILSFGDQTVIGERGINLSGGQKQRIQIARALYQRADIYLFDDPFSAVDAHTGSHLFKEVLLGLLSSKSVIYVTHQVEFLPAADLILVMKDGRISQAGKYIDILSSGTDFMELIGAHQEALAVVGSVDTNSASEKPALGGQEDAIGLDVKQESQDVKNDKPDTEETKRQLVQEEEREKGSVALDVYWKYITLAYGGALVPFIVLAQVLFQLLQIGSNYWMAWATPLSKDVEAPVNISTLMIVYVALAVGSSLCILVRATLLVTAGYKTATELFHKMHHCIFRSPMSFFDSTPSGRIMNRASTDQSAVDLIIPYEFGAVAITVIQLIGIIGVMSQVSWLVFLVFIPVVAASIWYQRYYIAAARELSRLVGVCKAPLIQHFAETISGSTTIRSFNQESRFRGDNMRLSDDFSRPKFYLAGAMEWLCFRLDMLSSLTFAFSLVFLISIPTGVIDPSLAGLAVTYGLNLNTLQAWLIWTLCNLENKIISVERMLQYASVPSEPPLVIESNRPEQSWPSLGEVDIHDLQVRYAPHMPLVLRGITCTFKGGLRTGIVGRTGSGKSTLIQTLFRIVEPSAGEIRIDGVNILTIGLHDLRLRLSIIPQDPTMFEGTVRSNLDPLEEYTDDQIWEALDKCQLGDEVRKKDLKLDSSVSENGENWSMGQRQLVCLGRVLLKRSKILVLDEATASVDTATDNLIQKTLREHFSDCTVITIAHRISSVIDSDMVLLLSNGIIEEYDSPVKLLENKSSSFAKLVAEYTSRSSSSFE, from the exons ATGGACTTTCTTGGTTCCACGAAGGCTAACGGTATGTTAACAACGTTCTTGTCGTTCTCGGAATCTAGTTCTTATCTTATGGAACCAAGATGTGTCTCTGGTTTGTTGCACGCGGTTTTGTTGCTGGTTCTGTTTTGTTCATGGGTTAGGGGAAGAAACAATGGGTTTGGTTCTGTTACGGAGAGGTTGAAAGATAAGAGAGGTTTCGGGTTTAAGTCGGTTCTGTTTTGTAGTTTAGTTCTGTCTCTACTTAACCTCTTGTTGACGTCCTTGAGTGGTTTCTACTGGTACGAGAGTGACTGGTTAGATGAAGAGCAGCTAGTGTCTCTCCTCATGTTTCTATTGCAAACGGTGTCTTGGGGAGTTTTGTCTGTTTCCTTGCATCGCTGCAGCGATTACGAGCAGAGAAAGTCTCCACTTTTGCTTAGGATCTGGTTAGCTTTCTATCTCGCGGTTTCTTGCTACTCTCTTGTGGTGGTAGACAAGAGACATGTTCATCTTCTAGTGTACGACATAGTTTCTTTTAGTGGAGGTTTGCTTCTCTGCTACGTGGCTTTCTTCAAGAAAGCCAGAGGAGGAGGAAACAACAACAGCAACGGAGTTTTGGAAGAGCCACTCTTGAATGGAGATTCAACcgttggtggtggtggtggtgtggGGAGTGATGAGGCTACTCCTTACTCTAGAGCTGGCCTTCTCAGTCTCCTGACTTTCTCTTGGATGGGTCCATTGATAGAGATCGGAAACAAGAAGCCCCTTGATCTTGAAGACGTTCCGCAGCTTCATGATAGCGACAGTGTAGTTGGGTTAGCTCCTAAGTTCAGGACTATGcttgaatcatcatcatcagatggtggtggtggtggtggcgtgACAACGTTCAAGCTTATGAAAGCGTTGTTCTTTTCAGCTCAGTGGGATATTCTAGTCACTGCGTTCTACGCTTTCATCTACACGGTGGCGTCATACGTTGGACCAGCGCTCATCGACACGTTCGTTCAATACCTCAACGGACGCAGACAGTACAGCAACGAAGGCTATGTGCTAGTCATCACTTTCTTTCTCGCCAAGCTTGTGGAGTGTCTCTCTCAGAGACATTGGTTCTTTAGGGCGCAGAAGGCTGGTTTCAGGATGAGATCTTCCTTGGTGGCGATGGTATACGAGAAGAGTCTGACTCTTTCATGCCATTCGAAGCAAGGACGCACAAGCGGTGAGATTATAAACATCATGAGTGTGGATGCTGTGAGGATTGGTAATTTTAGTTGGCACATGCATGATCCATGGATGGTTTTGTTACAAGTCGGTCTAGCGCTGTGGATATTGTATAGGAATCTTGGATTAGCTTCGGTAGCAGCTTTGATTGCGACCGTTCTAGTAATGCTAGTGAACTTCCCTTTTGGGAGGATGCAAGAGAGGTTTCAGGAGAAGCTAATGGAAGCTAAGGACAACAGGATGAAGTCAACATCTGAGATATTGAGGAACATGAGGATACTCAAACTTCAAGGATGGGAGATGAAGTTTCTGTCAAAGGTATTTGATCTTAGGAAGTctgaggaaggttggttgaaGAAGTATGTGTATAACTCAGCTGTTATAAGCTTTGTCTTCTGGGGGACTCCTACTTTGGTCTCAGTGTCCACCTTTGGTGCTTGTATACTTCTTGGGATTCCACTTGAGTCTGGTAAGATACTCTCAGCGCTTGCAACGTTCAGGATCTTGCAAGAGCCAATCTACAATCTCCCAGAGACTATCTCCATGGTTGTGCAGACCAAAGTGTCTCTTGATAGGATTGCGTCTTATCTCTGTCTAGACAACTTGCAGCCAGATGTTGTGGAGACGCTTCCTCAAGGAGGTTCAGACATAGCTGTGGAAGTCACCAACAGCACTTTATCATGGGATGTTTCATCTGAAAGCCCTACTCTAAAAGACATCAACTTCAAGGTCCTTCCGGGTATGAAGGTTGCAGTTTGTGGTACTGTTGGCTCTGGGAAGTCAAGCTTGCTTTCATCTATACTTGGTGAAGTACCAAAGCTATCTGGAAGTCTTAAGGTGTGTGGGACAAAGGCCTACGTGGCACAATCTCCTTGGATTCAGAGCGGTACTATTGAGGAGAACATCTTGTTTGGTAAGCCTATGGAAAGAGAGAGGTATGAGAAGGTGCTTGAAGCATGTTCTTTGAGTAAGGATCTGGAGATACTCTCGTTTGGTGATCAGACTGTTATAGGAGAACGTGGGATCAATCTGAGTGGTGGACAGAAGCAAAGGATACAGATTGCGCGTGCTCTATACCAACGTGCAGATATCTACCTGTTTGATGATCCCTTTAGTGCTGTGGATGCTCACACTGGGTCACATCTCTTTAAG GAAGTTTTGCTGGGGCTTTTGTCTTCAAAATCAGTTATTTATGTAACACATCAAGTTGAGTTCTTACCTGCTGCTGATCTTATACTG GTCATGAAAGATGGAAGGATCAGCCAAGCTGGTAAATACATTGACATCCTCAGCTCTGGAACTGATTTCATGGAGCTTATAGGTGCTCATCAGGAGGCTCTTGCAGTAGTTGGCTCTGTTGATACCAATTCTGCTTCTGAGAAACCAGCTTTAGGCGGCCAAGAAGATGCTATTGGTCTTGATGTGAAACAAGAAAGTCAAGATGTGAAGAACGATAAACCAGACACTGAGGAGACTAAAAGACAACTTGTGCAAGAGGAAGAGAGGGAGAAAGGTAGCGTTGCTTTGGATGTATACTGGAAATATATTACACTAGCCTATGGAGGAGCTCTTGTGCCTTTCATAGTGTTGGCACAAGTTCTGTTTCAGCTTCTACAGATTGGAAGCAACTACTGGATGGCTTGGGCTACTCCTCTTTCTAAAGATGTGGAAGCTCCTGTGAACATCTCCACGTTGATGATTGTGTATGTTGCTTTAGCCGTTGGAAGTTCCCTATGCATTCTCGTTAGAGCCACTCTTCTTGTCACCGCTGGTTACAAGACTGCTACTGAACTGTTTCATAAGATGCACCACTGTATCTTCCGCTCGCCCATGTCTTTCTTTGATTCCACTCCAAGTGGAAGAATCATGAATAGA GCTTCTACTGACCAGTCTGCAGTGGATTTGATCATACCATATGAGTTCGGAGCGGTTGCTATCACAGTGATTCAGCTTATAGGAATCATTGGAGTTATGTCTCAAGTTTCTTGGTTGGTTTTTCTTGTCTTTATCCCTGTGGTTGCTGCCTCCATATGGTATCAG CGTTATTACATAGCTGCAGCAAGAGAACTCTCACGTTTAGTTGGAGTATGCAAAGCCCCACTGATTCAGCACTTTGCTGAAACGATCTCAGGGTCAACAACCATCAGGAGTTTCAATCAAGAATCAAGATTCCGTGGCGACAACATGAGGCTTAGTGATGATTTCTCTAGGCCCAAATTCTATTTAGCTGGAGCAATGGAATGGCTTTGCTTTCGACTCGATATGTTATCTTCACTTACATTTGCCTTCTCACTTGTTTTCTTGATCTCTATACCTACTGGAGTGATTGATCCAAGCCTGGCGGGATTAGCAGTGACTTATGGACTCAATTTGAATACCCTGCAAGCTTGGCTTATCTGGACTCTCTGTAATCTCGAGAACAAAATCATATCTGTAGAGAGGATGCTTCAGTATGCAAGTGTTCCTAGCGAACCACCTCTTGTGATAGAATCAAACCGGCCTGAACAATCATGGCCTTCACTTGGAGAAGTAGACATCCATGATCTTCAG GTCCGTTATGCTCCACATATGCCACTAGTGTTGAGAGGAATAACATGCACATTCAAAGGAGGTTTAAGAACAGGCATTGTTGGAAGGACAGGAAGCGGGAAATCGACTTTGATACAAACACTTTTCCGCATTGTTGAGCCTTCAGCTGGTGAAATAAGGATAGATGGAGTGAATATATTGACCATAGGGTTGCATGACTTGCGTTTGAGACTTAGTATTATACCTCAAGATCCAACCATGTTTGAAGGAACTGTGAGAAGTAACTTGGATCCTCTTGAAGAGTACACTGATGATCAAATATGGGAG GCTCTTGACAAGTGCCAACTAGGAGATGAGGTGAGGAAGAAGGATCTAAAGCTGGACTCATCTGTGAGTGAGAATGGAGAGAACTGGAGCATGGGTCAGAGACAGCTTGTGTGTCTTGGGAGAGTTCTTCTCAAGAGAAGTAAGATCTTGGTTCTTGATGAAGCTACTGCTTCGGTTGACACTGCAACTGATAATCTCATCCAGAAAACGTTAAGAGAACACTTTTCAGATTGTACAGTGATAACCATTGCACACAGGATATCTTCGGTTATTGATAGCGACATGGTTCTGCTTCTAAGCAATG GGATCATTGAGGAGTATGATTCGCCAGTGAAGTTGCTGGAGAACAAGTCTTCATCTTTTGCTAAACTTGTGGCTGAGTACACCTCAAGATCAAGTTCCAGTTTTGAGTAG
- the LOC103859498 gene encoding 30S ribosomal protein S10, chloroplastic-like, with protein sequence MAVSSVTSFILPPSFSNPTSSSSTRQKLSLLSLLPTHGVTGSSLINKPSVSFTKRIFAAPETLSPETLDEPVSEVPSSSSISVDADKMAPKQKIRIKLRSYWVPLIEDSCKQILDAARNTNAKTMGPVPLPTKKRIYCVLKSPHVHKDARFHFEIRTHQRMIDILYPTAQTIDSLMQLDLPAGVDVEVKL encoded by the exons ATGGCGGTTTCTTCTGTAACTTCATTCATACTACCACCCTCTTTCTCCAATCCCACCTCTTCCTCTTCTACCAGACAGAAACTCTCTCTGCTCTCCTTGCTTCCTACTCATGGCGTCACTGGCTCATCCCTCATTAACAAGCCCTCAGTCTCGTTCACGAAGAGGATCTTCGCAGCTCCCGAAACCCTGTCTCCTGAAACTCTCGATGAACCCGTCTCTGAG GTTCCGAGCTCTTCCTCGATCAGTGTAGACGCGGATAAG ATGGCGCCAAAGCAGAAGATTAGGATCAAGCTTAGATCATACTGGGTGCCTCTGATTGAGGACTCATGCAAGCAGATACTTGACGCTGCGAGGAACACCAATGCCAAGACGATGGGTCCTGTCCCTTTGCCGACCAAGAAGCGTATCTACTGTGTTCTCAAGTCTCCTCACGTTCACAAGGATGCAAGGTTCCATTTTGAGATCAGGACGCACCAGCGGATGATTGATATTCTCTACCCCACTGCTCAAACCATCGATTCCTTGATGCAGCTTGATCTTCCTGCTGGTGTTGATGTCGAGGTCAAGCTCTGA
- the LOC103859498 gene encoding 30S ribosomal protein S10, chloroplastic-like isoform X1: MAVSSVTSFILPPSFSNPTSSSSTRQKLSLLSLLPTHGVTGSSLINKPSVSFTKRIFAAPETLSPETLDEPVSEMAPKQKIRIKLRSYWVPLIEDSCKQILDAARNTNAKTMGPVPLPTKKRIYCVLKSPHVHKDARFHFEIRTHQRMIDILYPTAQTIDSLMQLDLPAGVDVEVKL, translated from the exons ATGGCGGTTTCTTCTGTAACTTCATTCATACTACCACCCTCTTTCTCCAATCCCACCTCTTCCTCTTCTACCAGACAGAAACTCTCTCTGCTCTCCTTGCTTCCTACTCATGGCGTCACTGGCTCATCCCTCATTAACAAGCCCTCAGTCTCGTTCACGAAGAGGATCTTCGCAGCTCCCGAAACCCTGTCTCCTGAAACTCTCGATGAACCCGTCTCTGAG ATGGCGCCAAAGCAGAAGATTAGGATCAAGCTTAGATCATACTGGGTGCCTCTGATTGAGGACTCATGCAAGCAGATACTTGACGCTGCGAGGAACACCAATGCCAAGACGATGGGTCCTGTCCCTTTGCCGACCAAGAAGCGTATCTACTGTGTTCTCAAGTCTCCTCACGTTCACAAGGATGCAAGGTTCCATTTTGAGATCAGGACGCACCAGCGGATGATTGATATTCTCTACCCCACTGCTCAAACCATCGATTCCTTGATGCAGCTTGATCTTCCTGCTGGTGTTGATGTCGAGGTCAAGCTCTGA